The window TGACTGATAGTCCCACCGATTAACTGAAGCATAGCATCTGGGCCTTCGTGATAGGTAAAGATGCTTTCACAGTTAAAGGAACTTGGAGGCTGATTCAAATACAAACCAATGTTCTTCAGGCCCAACTTTGTCTTTTAGCTTGACGTGAACGGCCTCGTGGAGTGGATTTGGTTGTTGCTTTTCTATTGCTAAGTATTTCAGGGCGGCCGAAGGTCGAGAAAGTAAATTTTAGTTGCTTATTGACAACGGGCCAGGATTCAATTTAATTCGAGGCGAAAAAATAACTGCATGGAGGGAAAAGACACTACATTATTATTGCAAAAACATTGATTAGGCTGGGGCTCGATCCCAGGACCTTGTCGGTGTGAGCGACACGTGATAACCAACTACACCACCCAACCAATTGTTGACAGGATTTGGCAATTTCCGTTATTCACTTCAACTCACTTCGATCATGGCGCAAAATGCAGCCGGAATCAAACATGAACAGCTTTGTTGTTGTGCTTTGAAAGTAGAGACAGTGAAGTATAATCGAACCCAATTGAACTATTAAAAAGACATGATCTGACCAGAAAGCAATGTTATTCGACTGCTTCCGTCAGAATGCCCAAGCATTGTGCACCTCCTTGTCACAGAACTCCCTAAAACATGCCCATGTATACTACTGCAATAGCAAGTGTCAGCGCTTTTGGTATGCTAGATCAGCTTCCATGCATTGGTGTGCATGCCAGATTCCCAAAATTGCGATATTGATGACTTGGTGATTCACTTGGAAGAATTTATCCAGCAGATGTCACCAAGTACAGATCTAGACCTCAATTTATTTTTTATCTAACCCTGACTATCTAAAATCAGGGCTGCTCGCAATAATAGCACCACAGTGAAAAGAAAAGCCCCGAGCCTACAAAAATTGAAAGACAATAGTGATAATCATTGGCTAACGGTAATCTTCTGCCCGGGCTTGGGCGAAAATAGAGGAAGATTTGCGCAATATTTAAAGGCGACTTCCTCTTGCCAGAATTTTCTAGTCTATCAGTAGTTACTGGAACTGATGATACGCATGGATACAGGAAATTAGACCATCCTTTCAAGTTTGCCGAAGGGCGAGCATCCCAAATGTTAGATGGAGAACCAACGCATACCTATATGCGAGGCAAGTCGGATATAAGACCCTTAATTGGTGGAGACATTGCAGGGAATTTAGTGTGTTCTTATGGACCCTGGTCCCACTACGAATGGAGAACGCGCTGTAAGCAACGTGAAGAATGTAGGACTGTAAAATGGTCTGATTGGAATCTGCCGGAGGCAGATAAGGCCTCACCCCACCATCTTAGCAAGAAAGCCAGGTCTAGAATAGAGGGGCAGCAGTATGTGGAGAGCTGAATGTACTACCTACATACATAGAATCTAAAACCAAGAGTGGCGATGTTCAACATCAGCTGCGGATCACAGCCCTAGACCCGCTCGGGCCGATGGTTTGCTACCCGACTATCCACAGATCCCGTTGAACTTAGTCGGCAACCCGATAAAATTTTCTGGTCCTCCGGTCGCCATGCCTGTGCAATGAGAAATTCTTTGAACCACTAAATGTAAAAGTTTGtaggaaaaagaaaggaagtCTGGTTTAAAAAtcccccttctcttctttttgAACCAAGCAAATCCAAGTGATGAGTGCTGTGTAAGCCCTTGACCTGCGGTGAGAAACGTAGAGATAGCAGACTCAGAATTAGTTGATAATTGCCTGAATTGCGCTATGCCAGACCCGTTTTTATTTTTTGGACCTACAGTATACTGCATGCGCAGCTGATAAGCGACCAGTCGATAGAAAAACCAACTCCCCGTGCGTGGGTCCTTCCAAAAAGAGCTATACCGGCTGCCCACTTTTTAAACTGGAGCGTTTGAAGAATCTGATTCTAGTTCAGATTTTTTGTTAGGCTTAAAGATGTGCTAGTGGTACGGGTAGAGCTTTCTTGTTCAAATTTCATCCCAGCAAGTCTCATAATGGCCATTATTGTCGATTACTTTAGTAGTCGGCCTCGGAGGCACCAGCAAAATGGTGAAAAAGATATTGGCTTTGGTGACATTCCTAAGGTTATTGAGCCTACAGTTATTTCTAGCCCGGATTCATCGGTGCCGGTGACTCCTTCGCCTGAATTGGCGTCTCCAGCTGGAAGTGAAGATCCTATTCTCTTGGAAAAGCTCCCGCAGTTTGGTCGCTTGGCTTCATGGAAAGGATCACTGATTTTACTTGTTACTTCCGGCTCTCAATTTCTTGATAATGTGTTCATGACGAGTTCAAACATCGCTTTGTCCTCGATTCAAGACGAGTTTGGTGTGTCCAGCACCGACTTGCAGTGGATCATCTCTGCATACACCTTGAGTTTCGGGGGTTTCCTTTTACTTGCAGGAGCCTTGTCCGATCGGTAAGTGTCTTCAAATCAATTGAGTTGATGCACACATTTTCTAACTTGTGCAGGTatgggaggaagaaaatacTTTGCCTCGGTCTCCTTTGGCTGTCTATTTGGACATTGGCTATTGGGTTCGGACAGTCGTTCATTCAACTCACTGTATTTCGCGGAATCCAAGGCATTGGAGCTGCTCTGACTGTGCCTTCGGCAATTGGAATTATCAGTTCCTACTTCAGTGGCGTTGACCGCACCCGAGCCCTCTCCATCTATGGGGCCTCGGGAACCCTGGGGTTCTGCACCGGGCTCATCTTTGGTGGCTTTCTCACCTCATCTTTGGGATGGAGATACATCTTCTATTTGATTGTTATCATTACCGGTGCACTGGGAATTCTGGGTTTTATTGTTCTGCCCAGTGATCTACCATCGCAGAAGCAACACGAAAGGATGGACTACTTTGGTGCCTTGATGTCTACTGCCGGCCTGATCCTACTTCAGTTTGTGCTGTCTAGTGGTGGTACCTACGGCTGGGATCAGCCATTCATTATTGTTCTATTGATTCTAGCCATTGGCTTGCTGGTTGGTTTCACTTTCCTGGAAAAGTACATCAGCAACCCGATCATGCCGTTGTCCATGTGGAAAGTTCGCAATTTCGCGGGTTTATGGATTGCAGGTTTTGGTAAGTTCTTCTATCATCCGTTCCATGCTATGCGCAATACTAACAAGACCAGCTGGCTATGGCACCTATCAGAACGTCATCTACTATATCGTCTTGATGGCCCAGCAAGTGGACGACCTCTCTGCTGGAGATACCGCCCTCCGCTTTTTACCCATGGGAGCAATCGGATTCATCGTCTCTTTGGGGACAGGAAAATTGCTTGAATACATGAATGGGAAGCATCTTCTCATCGTTGGACTGGCTCTCGCTGTGGTCGCCCCCATCCCGAGTTGTATCACCTCGAGTCCCGAGACTAGCTTCTGGGTCAATGTGCTTCCTACATCATTGATCAGCATCTCCGCGGTGTCTTTCATCTTTGTTACGACTAGCACGGTGGTGTTGACCAGTGTGCCAGTTGAGGTCAAGAGTTTGGCTGGTGGAATGGTGAGTTTATTCGGCGCTATCCTCAAAATCGAACTATACTGACCGATCTAATCCAGCTGAATACTGCATTCCAGATAGGCTCTGGTGTCGCTCTGGCTATCTCTGCTGCTGTCACTGAAGCAGTCGATATTTCCAAGGGACAGAGCCTTGCACGGCAATACTCCACCGGCCTCTGGTGCTCGGCCGGACTTGCCGCCGTTGGACTCGTTGTCAGTGTTTTCGCGGTTCGGCAAAAAGGAATTGGACCTAAGGATCGATTGGGAGGCCCGGTGGCCCTGTGATTTGATTCGGATCATTGGTTTATCTGCATCGACTATAGAAATCTCGGCATGATTGGACTACACTATGACGGGCGAGGCGCTTACATGTTTGGGGGATAAAGAAGGATACATAGAGGCGTGGAGTAAATAATTATGTTAATTTTTTTTCGTCTGTTATATACTCTTGGGCTTTTCGAGGAGTACTAGTGTTGCCTGAAGCTATATTCAATTTCTAACACTCCCTAGAAACCACGACATGGCCTATGGCTAGCGGCATCATATGAGGCACTCTCACTCTCCGCCCCGATCGCATCGATCGGCAGTGGTGCCAAGGCAAGGCGGACTGTCGCCAAGGCCAACAGGTGCAACTCTTATTCATCAGAGTCGGATTGAATGACTAGTTGGCGCTTGGCAAAATATGGGGTTTCGCCTGGGGAGTGAAGTAATGTGGCCAATGTTTGGAAGAACGGAACAAAGCAATGTCGGGAATAGTACATTCCTCCACATTC of the Penicillium psychrofluorescens genome assembly, chromosome: 1 genome contains:
- a CDS encoding uncharacterized protein (ID:PFLUO_001029-T1.cds;~source:funannotate) translates to MAIIVDYFSSRPRRHQQNGEKDIGFGDIPKVIEPTVISSPDSSVPVTPSPELASPAGSEDPILLEKLPQFGRLASWKGSLILLVTSGSQFLDNVFMTSSNIALSSIQDEFGVSSTDLQWIISAYTLSFGGFLLLAGALSDRYGRKKILCLGLLWLSIWTLAIGFGQSFIQLTVFRGIQGIGAALTVPSAIGIISSYFSGVDRTRALSIYGASGTLGFCTGLIFGGFLTSSLGWRYIFYLIVIITGALGILGFIVLPSDLPSQKQHERMDYFGALMSTAGLILLQFVLSSGGTYGWDQPFIIVLLILAIGLLVGFTFLEKYISNPIMPLSMWKVRNFAGLWIAGFAGYGTYQNVIYYIVLMAQQVDDLSAGDTALRFLPMGAIGFIVSLGTGKLLEYMNGKHLLIVGLALAVVAPIPSCITSSPETSFWVNVLPTSLISISAVSFIFVTTSTVVLTSVPVEVKSLAGGMLNTAFQIGSGVALAISAAVTEAVDISKGQSLARQYSTGLWCSAGLAAVGLVVSVFAVRQKGIGPKDRLGGPVAL